In Nilaparvata lugens isolate BPH chromosome 13, ASM1435652v1, whole genome shotgun sequence, the sequence GTATCATCCACTACATTGTGTTGGCTATTTTCTGGAATTCCACTCAGGTTGTATTTAGTTGTTATTAAGATTGTTCCAGAATTTTCTACTCCATGATTGTATTGGCTATTTCCTGGAATTTCACTCAGATTATGTCCAGTTGACCTGAAGATTGTTCTAGAATTATTCACTCCATTCCTGTATTGACTATTTTCTGAAATTTCACTCAGGttatattttgttgttgttgAGATTGTTCTAGAATTATTCACTTCATGATTGTATTGGCTATTTACTGAGATTTCACTCAGATTATGTCCAGTTGACGTGAAGATTGTTCTAGAATTATTCACTCCATTCCTGTATTGattattttctggaatttcaCTCAGGTTATATTTAGTTGTTGAGATTTTTCTGGAATTATTCACTCCATGATTGTATTGGTTTTCTTCTGAAATTTCACTCAGGTTATATTTAGTTGGAGTAGAGATTGTTCTAGAATTATCCACTCCATTCTCGTATTGGCTATTTCCTGAAATTTCACTTAGGTTATATTCAGTTGACGGAGAAATTGTACTAGAATCATCCACTCTGATGTTAAATTCATTAGCATTCAATCTAGCTAACTGGGTTGTAACCTCTATCAAATCTCTTTCGTTCGTCATGTATTCAACATGATCGTTTATTCCTAACGAggataaattttgtttttgaaagtCATCAAACAAATATAAACTAGACATCAGTGTCATAGAGCAACCACAGATCATAGAGGTGCCAATCAGGAGAGTTCTTCTCGGTAATCTATCAACGACCACAGAAGATAATAGACTGCTCAACAGTCTTGTCACTTCAATTGACAAAACGAAAAAGTTGGGGTTAAACATTTTTGAACCTGGCAACGAGTCTGCCACATAGTTTATTATGGGAGCAATACCTGCCATTCTTAACAGTATTGAcaatgtttcaacaatgaataatgatttgatTGTGGTTTTGGATCTTAATTTTTGTAAGAGTGATGCTTCTTGAAGCTGTGTTTGTTTTAACACAGATGCTTGTATACTTTTCAACTCTTTGTGTAATAAATCTTTATCTAATTCAACTtcaggaatgtttaattttgttCCTTGTAGCTCTGTTTGTTTTGTTACAGCTTCTTGAATGCTTCTTATCTCTCTGAGTAATAACTCTGCATCTAATTTCACTTCAGGCATGGTTTTGTGTTGTCGTATACCTAATTGAAATTTGGATGATTCAGTTTGAGTTTCTGCTCTTGAAATTCCTACAAGGTTCATTCTAAATATAATTTGCTCTTCTAGTACTGGTTTTACTTCAATTTCTGCCTCAAATTTTAAGTCTAGTTTGTTGTTCCAGTTTGTCTCTATGTCAGTTCGATTTTCGGAGTTCTGCTCTGTATCTGGATGAATCAGATCCTTAGTTTTAACTATTTTCGATTCTGTTCCAATACCTCCAATATCCTACTCGTGGATCCTCCTTTGATTTCATCTCTAAAAT encodes:
- the LOC120353966 gene encoding uncharacterized protein LOC120353966, which encodes MAGIAPIINYVADSLPGSKMFNPNFFVLSIEVTRLLSSLLSSVVVDRLPRRTLLIGTSMICGCSMTLMSSLYLFDDFQKQNLSSLGINDHVEYMTNERDLIEVTTQLARLNANEFNIRVDDSSTISPSTEYNLSEISGNSQYENGVDNSRTISTPTKYNLSEISEENQYNHGVNNSRKISTTKYNLSEIPENNQYRNGVNNSRTIFTSTGHNLSEISVNSQYNHEVNNSRTISTTTKYNLSEISENSQYRNGVNNSRTIFRSTGHNLSEIPGNSQYNHGVENSGTILITTKYNLSGIPENSQHNVVDDTRTIFTSTKYNLSEGSENIQYNMNGGNHFEDFTKIEDNQKKLSKDIPNFLRWIPLTCIIIHGISFSFGVATVCSNIRSELFPMNVKGHCSAITSIVTAMTSFGLSRSFPMTRNFMGLWFNFGIYAVSSFLIALFAKFYLPETSGKTLQEIQDELKLKKSEKTEKRNCLGIV